In Papaver somniferum cultivar HN1 chromosome 9, ASM357369v1, whole genome shotgun sequence, the genomic stretch TCAAATTTCCTGAGGAGATTGTGTGCAATCAGAACAAACAAAGACTTACAGCAGAATAAAACGCAACACGATTTTCTTCGTTGCGAGGGAACCCATCAATTAGAAACTTTTTCTTGCCACTTCTCTTCATGGCCTGTAGTATGAGGTCAACCACAATCTCTGAAGGGACGAGCTTTGCCTCCTTGATATAGTTCTTAATCATGGTACTACAGTAACAAGCGCGTTATAGATGCACACACTTAAATATTTACAATGAGTCGGGAAATATCCGAGCAACAAAAATCAGTAAATCTAACTACATAGTACTGCATTAGGAGCATTTGTAATGCACCACGAGTGCAGAATAAACGAACTGGACAACCATTAAAATGCTTTCCGGTGGTTTGGGTTAGTAAACAAGGTGTGTAAGTCAAGTAAACCAGATTGCATACTTACCCATGCTTGGAACCTGATTCCTGTTCTAGCCTAAGAAGATCTCCAACGCTAAGATGGCAGAACTGATCATCCCTTTGGGCAATCATCTTGCACTGTGTCCCCTTTCCACTACCAGGACCCCCTGAATCACAACAGTGTGATCAATTCAGATACTTGTCGCTTCACTAATCGATTATTCTAACTCAGCAAGTATTAGCAACTTACCCAAGACGAAGATTATAAGTTCATCATCTGATAAGCTGCTTCTACGCTTCTCCTGGAATGATCAAAACAAGAAAACGCAAAAATCATCAGGACACTGTCATAATCTGTTGGTAATCCATGAAACTCCAACACAAATTTGTACTTGTGTAAGCAAAAACCGACTATGAATCAGGCAAAACAAAACTAACCAAACATACATTATGTATCAGAGAGAGCTTGGTTGTGCGTACCTGCTTTGATTTCATGCTACTAGTCGCCATACCCCCTAACAATAACAAAGACTGCTGAGAGTTGCAATGAGATGAAACAGAGAAAACCCACTTTTTAGTTTCTatagaaccctaattttatttttattttttgagaagAGTTGAGGAGCAAAAAGAGAGTAGATCTTATACAATTCTTTAGTTTGTTTCAGTATTTCTGTTTCTGGAAAACACGATATCTTCACAATTTTCTTGTTCAACTTCTACTACACTTTTGAGTTGCAACGTTTGCTCATATATCTACCATTCTTTTAACCTAGGTGAACAACACCCTTGTCTACTGCCTATATGGATTTTTCAATCCTAGGACTGGCAATAGGTGGGACCCACTACCACTTGTTGTTTATCAAGAGCTCTTAGCCGGCTGTCATTTTATCATTCAATAGTTATGTCCTCACTCGTTTTGTTCTTGTTGTATGTGCATTTTGTAGGCCTATTCCAATGCACATGTCAAAAACTATGATTTGCCACTTTACTTcctggtacccaaatacaccatttAGGCACACATGATGGAGCTTTCAGTGAGCGATAGAGACTTCATCGCTCGCTGGTCATCTCAATGCTCAAGAGTTAGAGAGAcgtcagcgctagtgttttcgaCGCTCGTTTCTTAGAACATCGCTAAGTTGTTTTTCATTCAACAATCAAGAATTTCTCCTCCTATAAATactcaacttcaaattcatttcaactcacaccagaatttctaaatctttgtagaatttctcaatctcacaTATCTTCCATACTTTTCATCACTCTTTCAATTTTTCAAAGAGCATGACTAAAATATGAACATGCCTGAGTTCATAGAAAACCAACATGTTGCCTAAAATCAAATAGCcaatgtgcaaaaaaaaaaaaggcggaGTCCAAAATTTACAACTCCGagagatgaatgtatttgcagaaattatgtttttttttgccATGATTGTCTTATCGTTGATGCTGCATTCCAAGGCCATGACATTTTGGGAAAACTTATTTGTGAAATTTGAAAAAGAAACAATGAACCTCAACAGTAATCGAGATGTGAGCGTGTTGAGTCACCGCTTCACTGTGTTGAATAAGGAAATCATTAACTATGTTTCTTCAGTAATGCAAGCGGGACGAAACATGATGGGTGGTGAAACGATGATGGACATTGAACAAATGAGTCGGATGGAGTTTCGCCGCTGATGCGGAAAGACTTCCAATAGGGAAGTTGTTTTGAGATTAGAGTGTTACCTAAATATAATCCAATGTTTATGTTTTAATTTTCTAATTGTCAACTTTAAAAGTTTATTTTCCAAATTGTCAACTTTATTAGAAGTTTTTAGaagttttaatatttttcttatttatagTTAAAGTTGAAATGTAAGactgtattaagaataaaatataagCTTAATTTTCAATAATATGAGTCAAATTTTCGAATTAATATAAACTTCAAACTAATTATTAGTagtcaagatataaaattagacaataataatttaaaatataaactttaaaaataaaattatgggacaatgttcttcatcttgtttatcttcttcatttcacataacttccaatcaatgcgcttatgaacggagtttcctttgtttatcttcttattTGGCTTCAAATTTCCTTTGCCTTGATTTTCCTTTCCAAGAAATGGTTCTTAGATCAATAaaagaatttagagcacaagaaagAGATAcaagaacaagttaatgaagagaaGGATTCTCGTTAATCTCAAGAATTATGATACATCTGAGACCTTTTCACACCCCTCTTGGAGATTATGGTTCTTGTCCAGGGGAAAACAAGAACAATCTCAGAAACTATTACAACTTGTAATTTCTTCCATCTAGTAAAGGATCAAGAGGTGAGGAAGATTTCCTTATTCCTTGTCTCTGATTTTTCTTTACAGAGGAATGATCAATAAGGACCATCTTCCTTTCCCACAATGTTCTGCGTGCTCTGTTTATCGGTTTTTGCAGACTATGAATGGTTCTGAAAATATCTTTGAAAGTGATGTtgatttcttatgagattttcttctcttcttttgatAAAGTAAATTActagaagaagaaatttcaagAACCTTTGTGCAATCCATCTTAAGGTGATCCTGGTTTTTACACAAGAAAGACTTGGGTTTTCTGTGCCCTTGTATCTTATCACGTCTTTCCCTTTACAAGAAGGTTTTGAAAGTGACATATTTTTTGGATTAGTATGTTGATTGAGTTTAAAATAATTTTTCGAAGAGAAACGATTCTTCTTCTTGTGATCACGATTGCGAGATATTACATTTTCTTGTCTTAATTTTTTCAGTTGACATTCTAGATGTTCAATCCTTTTAATACATGCTTCCTTTTCTAGTTAAAAAATACTCTTCATTGGGCATAGGTCTTTGGTTAAGAGATCAATTTTCTCTTATGGGGAAGTTAGATTGTTTACCATGGAATAATCAGAATTGTTGGAGAGACAAGTGTGATTTTCAGCAAAGTATGTGAGAGAACTTTCACATGCTTCTTTCTCGGGACAGTAGTCAATAGTTTCCATCCATGCTTTGGTTTCACTAAACTCCTTATTGGGACAACTAGAGATATGATCACCATATCTGCAGCACTTGGAACAAGTTCAATTATCATAGTCTTTGTAAACTTTCCTATTCATTTCATTGATTGATGAGGGAGATTTTTTgcgagactttctttttcttcatctaagagttttatttaactGTTGTATAAACATTGAAAGAGTTGAGTTAAAGAAATTCTTATCATTCATATCAATCAATTTAGAACATATAGAATTTACATCAGGtgcaacaacaaaatttcaagacacgcgaagtttttctcttttactttGTGCAAGATCAatcatct encodes the following:
- the LOC113313781 gene encoding UMP-CMP kinase 3-like isoform X2 encodes the protein MATSSMKSKQEKRRSSLSDDELIIFVLGGPGSGKGTQCKMIAQRDDQFCHLSVGDLLRLEQESGSKHGTMIKNYIKEAKLVPSEIVVDLILQAMKRSGKKKFLIDGFPRNEENRVAFYSACQLKPKFVLYLSCSKEVMVQRLLCRQQGREDDNIETIRKRLKVFENSSLPVIEYYRSVGILQEINSEMPVEEVFKEIAQVF
- the LOC113313781 gene encoding UMP-CMP kinase 3-like isoform X1, with the translated sequence MATSSMKSKQVRTTKLSLIHNEKRRSSLSDDELIIFVLGGPGSGKGTQCKMIAQRDDQFCHLSVGDLLRLEQESGSKHGTMIKNYIKEAKLVPSEIVVDLILQAMKRSGKKKFLIDGFPRNEENRVAFYSACQLKPKFVLYLSCSKEVMVQRLLCRQQGREDDNIETIRKRLKVFENSSLPVIEYYRSVGILQEINSEMPVEEVFKEIAQVF